One genomic window of bacterium includes the following:
- the rplD gene encoding 50S ribosomal protein L4, whose amino-acid sequence MKVNVLNKTGKVVEQKDYKFLDIEPNVDLVALSVKIYLGNQRESNAHTKDRGDVTGSTRKLYRQKGTGNARRGSVKSPLLRGGGTVFGPKNDRNYKRKLSKKLRLLAMLSALNMVASSDGLYVSKDKFDFTKTKEANEFIKLLNFKKLLIVQSGDEPMIYKAFVNLKGYKVANLSELSVYDIINYGKVIFTEESIKSLEARYES is encoded by the coding sequence ATGAAAGTTAATGTATTAAACAAAACAGGAAAAGTAGTTGAACAAAAAGATTATAAATTTCTTGATATTGAACCAAATGTTGACTTGGTTGCACTATCGGTCAAGATTTATCTAGGGAACCAAAGAGAGTCAAATGCACATACGAAAGATAGGGGAGATGTTACAGGCTCTACTAGAAAACTATACAGGCAAAAAGGAACTGGAAATGCTAGAAGAGGATCTGTCAAATCGCCATTGCTACGAGGTGGTGGAACAGTGTTTGGACCTAAAAATGATAGGAATTACAAAAGAAAATTGTCGAAAAAGTTAAGATTGCTTGCTATGTTGTCGGCTTTGAATATGGTTGCTAGTTCGGATGGGTTGTATGTATCGAAGGATAAGTTTGATTTTACGAAAACGAAGGAAGCTAATGAATTTATCAAGTTATTGAACTTCAAAAAATTACTGATTGTTCAAAGTGGTGATGAACCTATGATTTACAAAGCTTTCGTAAATCTCAAGGGATATAAAGTAGCAAATTTATCAGAATTGTCAGTTTATGACATTATAAATTATGGTAAAGTAATATTTACTGAAGAGTCAATCAAAAGCTTAGAGGCTAGATACGAAAGTTAA
- the rplC gene encoding 50S ribosomal protein L3 — MNFILGTKKNMIQIFEDGGNVVPCTVIDVADNIFLGAKSKETDGYESTVVGKDVKKNSNKPEKNQFGIGKSYKYIKEFGTIVEGLNVGDDYASELAEGDIVDVTGTSKGKGFQGVVRAYHFKGGPKTHGQSTKHRSIGSIAQGQTFGHVHKGRRMPKKFGNHQVTVKNLQIVKYDRENKIILVKGAVPGMKGSYIFLKKARKQ; from the coding sequence ATGAATTTTATTTTAGGAACAAAAAAGAATATGATTCAGATATTTGAAGACGGTGGGAATGTTGTGCCTTGTACTGTAATAGATGTGGCGGATAATATTTTTTTGGGTGCTAAGTCGAAAGAAACTGATGGTTACGAGTCAACTGTTGTTGGTAAAGATGTAAAGAAAAATTCAAATAAGCCAGAAAAAAACCAATTTGGGATTGGTAAATCCTATAAGTATATTAAAGAATTTGGAACAATTGTTGAAGGTTTGAATGTTGGTGATGATTATGCTTCAGAACTTGCAGAAGGCGATATTGTAGATGTCACAGGTACTAGTAAAGGCAAAGGGTTTCAAGGTGTAGTTAGGGCATATCATTTTAAAGGTGGACCGAAAACTCATGGACAAAGTACAAAACATAGGTCGATAGGATCTATTGCTCAGGGTCAAACTTTTGGACATGTACACAAGGGCCGAAGAATGCCTAAGAAATTTGGTAACCATCAAGTGACTGTAAAAAATTTGCAAATAGTTAAGTATGATAGGGAAAATAAAATTATCCTTGTAAAGGGTGCTGTTCCTGGAATGAAAGGTTCTTATATTTTTTTGAAAAAGGCAAGAAAGCAATAA
- the rpsJ gene encoding 30S ribosomal protein S10 translates to MTPIKITITGYDSKLVDKVISQLVEDVLRTGARLSGPIPLPNKRSVFCLLRGPHIDARSKEHVQLIRHKRLLVLNDYNAKTIDALTKMQAPSGVGIEIK, encoded by the coding sequence ATGACACCCATAAAGATAACTATAACAGGATACGATTCAAAACTAGTTGATAAAGTAATTTCTCAATTGGTTGAAGATGTACTCAGAACAGGAGCTAGGCTTTCAGGTCCAATTCCTTTGCCAAACAAAAGGAGCGTTTTTTGTTTACTTAGGGGACCTCACATTGATGCTAGGTCAAAGGAACATGTACAGCTGATAAGGCATAAAAGACTTCTGGTTTTGAATGACTATAATGCTAAAACTATAGATGCGTTGACAAAAATGCAAGCACCTTCTGGTGTAGGTATAGAAATTAAGTAA
- the tuf gene encoding elongation factor Tu, producing MFMAQFVRNKPHLNIGTIGHVDHGKTTTTAALLQVSAALGYSAQAKDYATIAKGGITRGDGKKIVTVATSHVEYESANRHYAHVDCPGHADYIKNMITGAAQMDGAILVVSSADGPMPQTREHLLLAKQVGVPKIVVYVNVYPGSDDPDMLALIEEEVRDLLEKYEFDGKGTPVVYGNSYNAMTNPQDAESRKGIEELLIKLDEWIDEPVREIDLPFKMSVEDVFSISGRGTVATGRIDKGKIKVGEEVEILGMGEASQKSVVTGVEMFNKQMEEAQAGDNVGLLLRGVDKDRIQRGQTLCKPGSLKVHTEFEAQVYILTKEEGGRHTSFFAGYKPQLYIGTADITGEVFLPQGTEMVMPGDDVTLTIKLIVPVVVEEKMKFAIREGGRTVGAGVVTKVLK from the coding sequence ATTTTTATGGCACAATTTGTTCGAAACAAACCTCATTTAAACATTGGTACTATTGGTCATGTTGACCATGGCAAAACTACAACTACTGCTGCTCTTTTGCAAGTATCTGCAGCATTGGGTTACTCTGCTCAAGCAAAGGATTATGCTACTATTGCTAAAGGTGGTATCACTCGAGGCGATGGTAAAAAAATAGTTACTGTTGCAACTTCTCATGTTGAATACGAGTCTGCAAATAGGCATTATGCTCATGTTGATTGTCCTGGTCATGCTGACTATATAAAGAATATGATAACTGGTGCAGCTCAGATGGATGGAGCGATATTGGTTGTGAGTTCTGCTGATGGCCCAATGCCTCAGACAAGAGAGCATCTTTTACTTGCTAAGCAGGTTGGTGTTCCTAAGATTGTTGTTTATGTCAATGTATATCCAGGTTCTGATGATCCAGACATGTTGGCTCTTATTGAAGAAGAGGTCAGAGATCTTTTGGAGAAGTATGAATTTGATGGGAAAGGTACTCCAGTTGTCTATGGAAATTCTTATAATGCTATGACTAATCCCCAAGATGCAGAATCAAGAAAGGGAATTGAGGAACTCTTGATTAAGCTAGATGAATGGATAGACGAACCAGTTCGAGAAATTGACTTACCTTTCAAAATGTCAGTTGAGGATGTATTTTCTATCTCAGGTAGGGGTACAGTAGCAACTGGTAGAATAGATAAAGGTAAAATAAAGGTTGGAGAAGAAGTGGAAATTTTGGGTATGGGAGAAGCTTCCCAAAAATCAGTTGTTACTGGAGTTGAAATGTTTAATAAACAAATGGAAGAGGCTCAAGCAGGTGATAATGTTGGACTTTTGCTTAGAGGTGTTGATAAAGATAGGATTCAAAGAGGTCAAACTTTGTGTAAACCAGGTTCCTTGAAAGTTCATACGGAATTTGAAGCTCAAGTTTATATATTGACTAAAGAAGAAGGTGGTAGACACACATCATTCTTTGCAGGGTACAAGCCTCAACTGTATATAGGAACTGCTGATATAACAGGCGAAGTTTTTTTGCCACAAGGTACAGAGATGGTTATGCCAGGTGATGATGTAACTTTGACTATCAAGTTGATAGTTCCAGTAGTCGTCGAAGAAAAAATGAAATTTGCAATTCGAGAAGGTGGTAGAACAGTTGGTGCTGGAGTTGTTACCAAAGTTCTTAAATAA